The proteins below are encoded in one region of Micromonospora sp. DSM 45708:
- a CDS encoding GAF domain-containing protein, with product MTAVEGQQPGAADAAVVGPGGEEDMRSLFGQSTAVFASLAGPTHVVKSANQAFFTAIGEERASTGVAIGELMPELAGQGFITLLDQVYRTGEPYTGRDVRVVLGTGPQAREAFFDFTYEPRRDAGGAVVGIRVIGLETTQVKHAQRLMAEHRALVEQIARQAPLTEVLDGMARCIEQLAPEELLVSVLLADPDGRHLRHGAAPSLPDFYNQAIDGIATGEGVGSCGTAAHRRQPVVVADIATDPFWTDFRPLAERAGLGACWSTPILGRDGSLLGTFAVYHRTPRVPQDADLALARVFTGTAALAIERHHIEQAKAAADARARAAHDELARVVRAERELRAEAEQRAAAAAELTARVRAAAATLAATPHPEQCQLGGTGGCTAAAEIKLADSWGDSAWGCPRHVEEAILNVRSVFIASEELGGLAAYLNR from the coding sequence ATGACGGCGGTGGAGGGCCAACAGCCCGGTGCTGCGGACGCCGCGGTCGTCGGGCCGGGCGGGGAGGAGGACATGCGGTCGCTGTTCGGACAGTCCACCGCGGTCTTCGCGTCGCTCGCCGGGCCGACCCACGTGGTGAAGAGCGCGAACCAGGCATTCTTCACCGCCATCGGCGAGGAACGGGCGAGCACCGGGGTGGCGATCGGGGAGCTGATGCCCGAGTTGGCCGGCCAGGGCTTCATCACGCTGCTGGACCAGGTCTACCGCACGGGCGAGCCCTACACCGGTCGCGACGTCCGGGTCGTGCTGGGCACCGGACCGCAGGCGCGGGAGGCGTTCTTCGACTTCACCTACGAGCCGCGGCGGGACGCCGGCGGTGCGGTGGTCGGCATCCGGGTGATCGGCCTGGAGACCACCCAGGTGAAGCACGCGCAACGGCTGATGGCCGAGCACCGGGCCCTGGTCGAGCAGATCGCGCGCCAGGCACCGCTGACCGAGGTCCTCGACGGGATGGCCCGCTGCATCGAGCAGCTCGCACCGGAGGAGCTGCTGGTCTCCGTCCTGCTCGCCGATCCCGACGGCCGGCACCTGCGCCACGGCGCGGCACCGAGCCTGCCCGACTTCTACAACCAGGCCATCGACGGCATCGCCACCGGTGAAGGAGTCGGCTCCTGCGGCACCGCCGCGCACCGGCGGCAGCCGGTCGTCGTCGCCGACATCGCCACCGACCCGTTCTGGACCGACTTCCGCCCCCTGGCGGAGCGGGCCGGGCTGGGGGCGTGCTGGTCGACGCCGATCCTCGGTCGCGACGGCAGCCTGCTGGGCACCTTCGCCGTCTACCACCGCACCCCGCGCGTCCCCCAGGACGCCGACCTCGCGCTGGCCCGGGTCTTCACCGGCACCGCGGCGCTGGCCATCGAACGACACCACATCGAGCAGGCCAAGGCCGCCGCCGACGCACGCGCCAGAGCCGCCCACGACGAGCTGGCCCGGGTGGTGCGGGCGGAGCGGGAGCTGCGCGCCGAGGCCGAGCAGCGCGCCGCCGCCGCGGCGGAACTCACCGCCCGGGTGCGTGCCGCAGCCGCCACGCTGGCCGCCACGCCGCACCCCGAGCAGTGTCAGCTCGGCGGCACCGGCGGGTGCACGGCGGCGGCCGAGATCAAGCTCGCCGACTCGTGGGGCGACTCCGCGTGGGGCTGCCCCCGCCACGTGGAGGAGGCCATCCTGAACGTGCGCTCGGTCTTCATCGCCAGTGAGGAACTCGGCGGCCTGGCCGCCTACCTCAACCGGTGA
- a CDS encoding OsmC family protein — translation MSEDTFRSVEIERTTLGEYTVRNARGGSISMGMGQDDTFTPVELLLAAIGGCTAADVDHITSRRAEPEHFTVRVTGDKIRDEAGGNRMRNLRVEFTVAFPEGPDGDRAREALPRSLRQSHDRLCTVSRTVQLGTPVTIVDVAGTGED, via the coding sequence ATGAGTGAGGACACCTTCCGCTCGGTGGAGATCGAGCGCACCACCCTGGGCGAGTACACCGTGCGGAACGCCCGCGGCGGGTCGATCTCGATGGGCATGGGCCAGGACGACACGTTCACGCCGGTGGAACTGCTGCTGGCCGCCATCGGCGGGTGCACCGCCGCCGACGTCGACCACATCACCAGCCGCCGCGCCGAGCCGGAGCACTTCACCGTGCGGGTCACCGGCGACAAGATCCGCGACGAGGCCGGCGGCAACCGGATGCGCAACCTCCGGGTGGAGTTCACCGTGGCCTTCCCGGAGGGACCGGACGGCGACCGGGCGCGGGAGGCGCTCCCCCGGTCGCTGCGTCAGTCGCACGACCGGCTCTGCACCGTCTCCCGCACCGTCCAGCTCGGCACTCCCGTCACGATCGTCGACGTCGCCGGCACCGGCGAGGACTGA
- a CDS encoding SulP family inorganic anion transporter, with product MSSPTLPWRAVGADLSASVVVFLVALPLCVGIAVASGVPAELGLVTGIVGGLVVGCMPGSTMQVSGPAAGLTVLVADAVSRHGLGGLGTVVLVAGLIQVVLGFLRLGRWFRAISVAVVHGMLAGIGLLLIVGQLYVLSGREAPRSGLGKFAGLPGLGGDILGSSTVRTSLAVGVVTLLVMLSWDRLPDRLRKVPAALVAVIAAAATAGGLHLPVATIRVEGLLSVVQPSIGHWTMLTELSVLASVATFTMIASAESLFSAAAVDRLHDGPRTDFDKELVAQGTGNAICGMLGALPMTAVIVRSSANVRAGARTKASRVLHGVWLLLFAAAAPGLIELIPLPALAAVLIHAGTKLLPLRSMPELWRGHRGEVLVLVVTALTILLTDLFVGVLVGLGLAIVKTAWETSHVRVGVDDGGTGPIDVTITGNATFLRLPTLLTALNALPTSRPVHLDLGGLRHVDLACRTALNTWIETHNRGAGVLVRVAGADGTPDGPPDGRD from the coding sequence ATGTCGTCTCCGACCCTGCCTTGGCGCGCCGTGGGCGCCGACCTGTCCGCCTCCGTCGTCGTCTTCCTCGTCGCGCTCCCGCTCTGCGTGGGCATCGCCGTCGCCTCCGGCGTACCGGCCGAACTGGGCCTGGTCACCGGCATCGTCGGCGGTCTCGTCGTCGGATGCATGCCCGGCAGCACCATGCAGGTCAGCGGCCCCGCCGCCGGCCTCACCGTGCTGGTCGCCGACGCCGTGAGCCGGCACGGCCTCGGTGGCCTCGGCACGGTCGTCCTGGTCGCCGGCCTGATCCAGGTCGTCCTGGGGTTCCTCCGACTCGGCCGCTGGTTCCGGGCCATCTCCGTGGCCGTGGTGCACGGCATGCTCGCCGGCATCGGCCTGCTGCTCATCGTCGGCCAGCTCTACGTCCTGTCCGGCCGCGAGGCGCCACGCTCCGGGCTCGGGAAGTTCGCCGGCCTGCCCGGGCTGGGGGGCGACATTCTCGGCTCCAGCACGGTGCGGACGTCACTCGCCGTCGGCGTGGTCACCCTCCTGGTCATGCTCTCGTGGGACCGGCTGCCGGACCGGCTGAGAAAGGTGCCCGCGGCGCTGGTCGCGGTCATCGCCGCCGCCGCGACGGCCGGCGGCCTCCACCTGCCGGTGGCGACGATCAGGGTGGAGGGCCTGCTCTCGGTCGTGCAGCCCTCGATCGGACACTGGACCATGCTGACGGAGCTGAGCGTGCTGGCCAGCGTCGCCACGTTCACCATGATCGCGTCGGCGGAGAGCCTGTTCAGCGCGGCGGCGGTGGACCGGCTGCACGACGGGCCGCGTACCGACTTCGACAAGGAACTGGTGGCACAGGGCACCGGCAACGCGATCTGCGGGATGCTCGGCGCGCTGCCGATGACGGCGGTCATCGTGCGCAGCTCCGCCAATGTCCGGGCCGGCGCGCGAACCAAAGCCTCCCGCGTCCTGCACGGGGTGTGGCTGCTCCTGTTCGCCGCCGCGGCGCCCGGCCTGATCGAGCTCATCCCGCTGCCCGCCCTGGCCGCCGTGCTCATCCACGCCGGGACGAAGCTGCTGCCGCTGCGGTCGATGCCGGAGCTGTGGCGGGGGCACCGGGGGGAGGTGCTGGTGCTGGTGGTGACCGCCCTGACCATCCTCCTGACCGACCTGTTCGTCGGCGTGCTCGTCGGCCTCGGCCTGGCCATCGTCAAGACCGCCTGGGAGACCTCCCACGTACGTGTCGGCGTGGACGACGGGGGCACCGGCCCGATCGACGTCACGATCACCGGCAACGCCACCTTCCTGCGACTGCCCACGCTCCTCACCGCGCTCAACGCCCTGCCGACCAGCCGGCCCGTACACCTGGACCTGGGCGGTCTGCGGCACGTGGACCTCGCCTGCCGGACGGCGTTGAACACCTGGATCGAGACGCACAACCGCGGCGCGGGCGTCCTGGTGCGGGTCGCCGGCGCGGACGGGACGCCGGACGGCCCGCCCGACGGCCGCGACTGA
- a CDS encoding DedA family protein — MSPFRVLTDLVSHYGYPGLALLVGVEGFGVPAPGQSAIVLAAGYASHGRLSVVGVAATAFLAAVIGDSVGYLIGRLGGRRLVLRHGRRLRLGPDRFARLEAVMSRHGPKLVAAARFVDGLRQFNGVVAGTTGMPWRRFVAYNALGAAAWVGLWTTAGYLTGDHLRAVLVDLHRFAWYLIAGAVVLTLASVGWRLARRRAGGAP, encoded by the coding sequence GTGAGCCCGTTCCGCGTGCTCACCGACCTGGTGAGCCACTACGGTTACCCGGGGCTCGCCCTGCTCGTCGGCGTGGAGGGCTTCGGTGTTCCCGCGCCCGGCCAGAGCGCGATCGTCCTCGCCGCCGGATACGCGTCGCACGGCCGGCTGAGCGTCGTCGGCGTGGCGGCCACCGCGTTCCTGGCCGCGGTGATCGGGGACAGCGTGGGCTACCTGATCGGCCGCCTCGGAGGCCGCCGGCTCGTCCTGCGGCACGGCCGCCGCCTGCGTCTCGGCCCGGACCGGTTCGCCCGCCTGGAGGCGGTGATGAGCCGCCACGGCCCGAAGCTCGTCGCCGCCGCCCGCTTCGTCGACGGTCTGCGGCAGTTCAACGGGGTCGTCGCCGGCACCACCGGCATGCCGTGGCGGCGCTTCGTGGCCTACAACGCGCTCGGCGCCGCCGCCTGGGTCGGGCTGTGGACCACAGCCGGCTACCTGACCGGCGACCACCTGCGTGCCGTCCTCGTGGACCTGCACCGGTTCGCCTGGTACCTGATCGCCGGCGCGGTCGTCCTCACGCTCGCCTCCGTCGGATGGCGACTGGCTCGCCGCCGGGCCGGCGGCGCGCCGTAG
- a CDS encoding LacI family DNA-binding transcriptional regulator, with amino-acid sequence MATMHDVARLAQVSVSTVSYVLTGTRPISQATRAKVLAAMTELDYQPNAMARGLASRRSRILGLLLPMDERGLGATETAFVTGAAAAASAVGYHLVLSPVGGGGDLDDLRRLASQRMFDGVVLMEVQLTDERVTALQQVGVPLVLIGRTGDIGGLSYVDIDFEQTVREAVAHLVGLGHRQIVYVNHSAETLTRGYGPALRTRDAFVTAMTGHGLEPVMIPAEDSAAGGRAALAAALARAPGLTAVLAMNETAIFGILGELTGRGLCVPDDVSVVSMVTSPQVAELATPALTAMTSPGSAMGRIAVEALVRHLDGAGDECHQQLLPTALEIRGSTAAPRSRPPMGADLS; translated from the coding sequence ATGGCCACCATGCACGATGTCGCCCGCCTGGCCCAGGTCTCGGTCAGCACCGTCTCCTACGTGCTCACCGGCACCCGGCCGATCTCCCAGGCCACCCGGGCCAAGGTGCTCGCCGCCATGACCGAGCTGGACTACCAGCCCAACGCCATGGCCCGTGGCCTGGCCAGCCGGCGCAGCCGGATCCTGGGCCTGCTGCTGCCGATGGACGAGCGTGGCCTCGGCGCGACCGAGACGGCGTTCGTCACCGGGGCCGCCGCGGCGGCCAGTGCCGTCGGCTACCACCTGGTGCTGTCGCCCGTCGGCGGTGGCGGCGACCTCGACGACCTGCGCCGGCTGGCCAGCCAGCGGATGTTCGACGGCGTCGTGCTGATGGAGGTGCAGCTCACCGACGAGCGGGTCACCGCGCTCCAGCAGGTCGGTGTGCCGCTGGTGCTGATCGGGCGCACCGGGGACATCGGCGGGCTCTCCTACGTCGACATCGACTTCGAGCAGACCGTGCGGGAGGCGGTGGCGCACCTGGTCGGTCTGGGGCACCGGCAGATCGTCTACGTCAACCACTCGGCCGAAACCCTGACCCGCGGTTACGGGCCGGCTCTGCGTACCCGGGACGCCTTTGTCACGGCCATGACCGGCCACGGCCTGGAACCGGTCATGATCCCGGCCGAGGACAGCGCCGCCGGCGGTCGGGCGGCGCTGGCCGCCGCTCTCGCGCGGGCGCCGGGCCTGACGGCCGTGCTGGCCATGAACGAGACGGCGATCTTCGGCATCCTCGGCGAGCTGACCGGGCGCGGGCTGTGCGTGCCCGACGACGTCTCGGTCGTCTCGATGGTCACCTCGCCGCAGGTCGCCGAGCTGGCCACCCCGGCGCTGACCGCGATGACGTCGCCCGGGTCGGCGATGGGCCGGATCGCGGTCGAGGCGCTGGTGCGCCACCTGGACGGGGCCGGTGACGAGTGCCACCAGCAACTGCTGCCGACCGCGCTGGAGATCCGGGGATCGACCGCGGCACCACGCAGCCGCCCACCGATGGGGGCTGACCTGTCATGA
- a CDS encoding ABC transporter substrate-binding protein has protein sequence MQRFRRIVAALALAATATTTVAACGGDDSGDDSGAKTLKLWHYEGENSAMGVGWNRAIEIFKAEHPGVEVRFERKAFEQIQQNAGMIINSSEGPDIMEYNKGNATAGLLSSQGLLTDLSGEAEKRGWADKLSPSLQTTARYTDKGVMGSGNWFGVPNYGEYVTVYYNKDLFDRNGVTVPTTMAEMTAAMDTFVSKKITPLGMAGAEYPAGQLFYQLALSKADRTFVDNYQLYKNPVDFTAGPLRYGADTFADWVRKGYVAKDSASLKAEDMGTAFIAGKTPMIVSGSWWYGRFKAEMKANWDTFLFPGNSLNAGSSGNLWVVPTNSKAKSLAYDFIDITLRPEIQDLIGNNGGVPVAGDPARISDPKDRKLIEDFNTVSKQDGLAFYPDWPVPGYYDVLVGGFQGLINGSKSPDQVLDTIAKPYADGVKEITGK, from the coding sequence ATGCAGCGATTCCGCCGGATCGTCGCGGCGCTCGCCCTGGCGGCGACCGCGACGACCACCGTGGCCGCGTGCGGCGGCGACGACAGCGGTGACGACAGCGGGGCCAAGACCCTCAAGCTCTGGCACTACGAGGGCGAGAACAGCGCGATGGGGGTCGGCTGGAACCGGGCCATCGAGATCTTCAAGGCCGAGCACCCGGGCGTCGAGGTGCGCTTCGAGCGCAAGGCGTTCGAGCAGATCCAGCAGAACGCCGGCATGATCATCAACTCGTCCGAGGGCCCGGACATCATGGAGTACAACAAGGGCAACGCCACGGCCGGCCTGCTGTCCTCCCAGGGCCTGCTGACCGACCTCAGCGGCGAGGCGGAGAAGCGCGGCTGGGCCGACAAGCTCAGCCCCAGCCTCCAGACCACCGCCCGCTACACCGACAAGGGCGTGATGGGGTCGGGCAACTGGTTCGGCGTGCCGAACTACGGCGAGTACGTCACGGTCTACTACAACAAGGACCTGTTCGACCGCAACGGCGTCACGGTGCCCACCACCATGGCCGAGATGACCGCCGCGATGGACACCTTCGTCAGCAAGAAGATCACCCCGCTGGGCATGGCCGGCGCCGAGTACCCGGCCGGGCAGCTCTTCTACCAGCTGGCCCTGTCGAAGGCCGACCGGACGTTCGTCGACAACTACCAGCTCTACAAGAACCCCGTCGACTTCACGGCCGGCCCGCTGAGGTACGGCGCGGACACGTTCGCCGACTGGGTGCGGAAGGGCTACGTGGCCAAGGACTCGGCCAGCCTCAAGGCCGAGGACATGGGCACCGCGTTCATCGCGGGCAAGACGCCGATGATCGTCTCGGGGAGCTGGTGGTACGGCCGCTTCAAGGCCGAGATGAAGGCCAACTGGGACACCTTCCTGTTCCCGGGCAACAGCCTGAACGCCGGCTCGTCCGGCAACCTCTGGGTCGTCCCGACGAACAGCAAGGCCAAGAGCCTGGCGTACGACTTCATCGACATCACCCTGCGTCCGGAGATCCAGGACCTGATCGGCAACAACGGTGGCGTCCCGGTGGCCGGCGACCCGGCCAGGATCAGCGACCCCAAGGACCGCAAGCTGATCGAGGACTTCAACACGGTCAGCAAGCAGGACGGCCTGGCCTTCTACCCGGACTGGCCGGTGCCCGGCTACTACGACGTGCTGGTCGGCGGGTTCCAGGGCCTGATCAACGGGTCCAAGTCCCCCGACCAGGTGCTCGACACGATCGCCAAGCCGTACGCCGACGGCGTCAAGGAGATCACCGGCAAGTGA
- a CDS encoding carbohydrate ABC transporter permease, which translates to MAVPDTVAAAPSAATPAPAPPSRRRPRGRDAAYWLYLLPGAALFLLVIGAPLVGTGYLSLTRWSGVGDPTFVGFDNYQRLLHDEVFWASFRNTVAMIVAMVVAPTLLGLLLASVLFDVIGRRFKPRTAAALRAAFYLPQVLPVVVAGIVWGWILRPDGAFNSLLDAVGLGALRHDWLGDPDTALPAVMAVMIWVQIGYPVVVFMAALQRVDPELYEAAEVDGANWLHRFRAITLPQIRPETFVVALTCTIAALKVFGPIFALTRGGPENATNVPSYFAYYTFFKKLQVGYGSAISTVLTLIIVVVAGVFIGMQARSERRDRGF; encoded by the coding sequence ATGGCAGTCCCCGACACCGTCGCCGCCGCGCCGTCCGCGGCGACCCCCGCCCCCGCTCCCCCGTCCCGGCGCCGACCGCGTGGCCGCGACGCGGCGTACTGGCTCTACCTGCTCCCCGGAGCGGCGCTGTTCCTCCTGGTCATCGGCGCGCCACTGGTCGGCACCGGTTACCTGTCGCTGACCCGGTGGTCAGGTGTCGGCGACCCCACCTTCGTGGGGTTCGACAACTACCAGCGGTTGCTGCACGACGAGGTGTTCTGGGCGTCGTTCCGCAACACCGTGGCGATGATCGTCGCGATGGTGGTGGCGCCCACCCTGCTCGGGCTGCTGCTCGCCTCGGTGCTCTTCGACGTCATCGGGCGTCGGTTCAAGCCGCGTACGGCGGCGGCGTTGCGGGCCGCGTTCTACCTGCCGCAGGTGCTGCCCGTGGTGGTCGCCGGCATCGTCTGGGGCTGGATCCTGCGCCCCGACGGCGCGTTCAACAGCCTGCTCGACGCGGTCGGTCTCGGGGCGTTGCGCCACGACTGGCTGGGTGACCCGGACACCGCGCTGCCGGCGGTGATGGCGGTGATGATCTGGGTGCAGATCGGCTACCCGGTGGTCGTGTTCATGGCGGCGTTGCAGCGGGTCGACCCGGAGCTGTACGAGGCGGCCGAGGTCGACGGGGCGAACTGGCTGCACCGGTTCCGGGCGATCACGCTTCCGCAGATCCGGCCGGAGACCTTCGTGGTGGCGCTGACCTGCACCATCGCCGCGTTGAAGGTGTTCGGGCCGATCTTCGCGCTGACCCGGGGTGGCCCGGAGAACGCCACCAACGTGCCGTCCTACTTCGCGTACTACACGTTCTTCAAGAAGCTCCAGGTCGGCTACGGCTCCGCGATCTCCACGGTGCTCACGCTGATCATCGTCGTGGTGGCCGGGGTCTTCATCGGGATGCAGGCGCGCAGCGAGCGCCGGGACCGGGGGTTCTGA
- a CDS encoding carbohydrate ABC transporter permease: MAVTLTPAPTPVRRPVRDRHHRGVSRWLVLALVTVGALVMLVPFAFMLLNAFKSPGDYSSGGPLSWPTEFYTRGLRTYWSEVNFPLKLWNSALIAGSVAVLGVVVSLLNAYALGVGRVRGRLWIVGLFLLANMLPQEALIYPLYYVAKEIGLYNTRLSVIIIFTVIQSAFGTYLLASVLGTFPRSLLEAAALDGAGKWTVLWRVVFPNLRPTLAVLLIFFFIWTWNEFLIPLVMLIDNQTQTIPVALASLQGDRLMDAPTTNAGALISLVPAILFFLIFQRTLARGITAGAEK; this comes from the coding sequence ATGGCCGTCACGCTCACACCGGCGCCCACGCCGGTGCGCCGGCCGGTACGCGACCGGCACCACCGGGGCGTCAGCCGTTGGCTGGTGCTCGCCCTGGTCACCGTCGGCGCGCTGGTCATGCTGGTGCCGTTCGCGTTCATGCTGCTCAACGCGTTCAAGTCGCCAGGTGACTACTCGTCGGGCGGCCCGCTGAGCTGGCCGACGGAGTTCTACACCAGGGGCCTGCGGACGTACTGGTCCGAGGTGAACTTCCCGCTCAAGCTGTGGAACTCGGCGCTCATCGCCGGGTCCGTGGCGGTGCTCGGCGTCGTCGTGTCGCTGCTCAACGCGTACGCCCTGGGTGTCGGCCGGGTCCGCGGCCGGCTGTGGATCGTCGGGTTGTTCCTGCTGGCCAACATGTTGCCGCAGGAGGCGTTGATCTACCCGCTGTACTACGTCGCCAAGGAGATCGGCCTCTACAACACCCGACTGTCGGTGATCATCATCTTCACCGTCATCCAGAGCGCGTTCGGCACCTACCTGCTCGCCTCGGTGCTGGGCACGTTCCCGCGCTCGCTGCTGGAGGCCGCCGCGCTGGACGGCGCCGGCAAGTGGACGGTGCTGTGGCGGGTGGTCTTCCCCAACCTGCGGCCGACCCTCGCCGTCCTGCTCATCTTCTTCTTCATCTGGACCTGGAACGAGTTCCTCATCCCGCTGGTCATGCTGATCGACAACCAGACCCAGACCATCCCGGTCGCGCTCGCGTCGTTGCAGGGCGACCGCCTGATGGACGCCCCGACGACGAACGCCGGCGCGTTGATCAGCCTGGTGCCGGCCATCCTCTTCTTCCTCATCTTCCAGCGCACCCTGGCGCGCGGCATCACCGCAGGAGCAGAGAAGTGA
- the yicI gene encoding alpha-xylosidase yields the protein MKFTDGYWQLRPGVSVLRPGTVESVEPDDRGFTVFAPAGQINGRGDTLNRPVVTVRFFSPAPGVVGVTIGHHSGGLPREPHFGLHTDDTHPVTVDITGISASLTTGELTVRVALVDGWRVEFRHGDRLVTASTARSVGIVTDGEGRRYVHERLALGVGETVYGLGERFGPFVKNGQTVDVWNADGGTASEQAYKNVPFYLSSAGYGVFVDHPEHVSFEVGSEVVAQTQFSVEGQSLTYHVVDGPTPKDVLRRYTALTGRPARVPAWSYGLWLSTSFTTSYDEKTVTEFVDGMAERNLPLSVFHFDCFWMRQFHWVDFVWDPATFPDPEGMLRRLHERGLKVCVWINPYIAQRSYLFEEGRRAGYLVRNPDGSVWQWDKWQAGMALVDFTDPDAVAWFTGKLKALLDMGVDCFKTDFGERIPTDVVWHDGSDPQRMHNYYSYLYNKAVFELLETERGEGEAVLFARSATAGGQQFPVHWGGDCESTFVAMAESLRGGLSLASSGFGYWSHDIGGFEGTPDPAVFKRWIAFGLLSSHSRLHGSGSYRVPWAYDEEAVDVLRHFTRLKLRLMPYLAATAEEAHRDGIPMMRPMIVEFPDDPAAAHLDRQYMLGPDVLVAPVLSADGQVTFYVPAGTWTHLVTGAQLTGPAWVTEKHEYDSLPVLARPGAVIGFGARADRPDYDWADGVELRLYAPAEGQRQRVRIPAPGAGPGAEFEVGFRDGVATAELVAGESSAYHCVVAGTERAGR from the coding sequence GTGAAGTTCACCGACGGATACTGGCAACTACGCCCGGGGGTCAGCGTGCTGCGCCCCGGCACTGTGGAGTCGGTCGAGCCGGACGACCGCGGCTTCACCGTCTTCGCGCCCGCCGGTCAGATCAACGGCCGGGGCGACACGCTCAACCGGCCCGTCGTCACGGTCCGCTTCTTCTCCCCCGCGCCCGGCGTGGTCGGGGTCACCATCGGCCACCACAGCGGCGGGTTACCCCGCGAACCCCACTTCGGGTTGCACACCGACGACACGCACCCGGTCACCGTCGACATCACCGGCATCAGCGCGTCGCTGACCACCGGCGAGCTGACCGTGCGGGTCGCGCTGGTCGACGGCTGGCGGGTCGAGTTCCGGCACGGCGACCGGCTGGTCACGGCGTCCACCGCGCGCAGCGTCGGGATCGTCACCGACGGCGAGGGCCGCCGGTACGTGCACGAACGACTCGCGCTCGGCGTCGGCGAGACGGTGTACGGGTTGGGCGAACGGTTCGGCCCGTTCGTGAAGAACGGTCAGACGGTCGACGTCTGGAACGCCGACGGCGGCACCGCCAGCGAGCAGGCGTACAAGAACGTGCCGTTCTATCTCAGCAGCGCCGGCTACGGGGTGTTCGTGGACCACCCGGAGCACGTGTCGTTCGAGGTCGGCTCGGAGGTCGTCGCGCAGACCCAGTTCAGCGTCGAGGGTCAGTCGCTCACCTACCACGTCGTCGACGGGCCCACCCCGAAGGACGTGCTGCGCCGCTACACGGCGCTGACCGGCCGACCGGCCCGGGTGCCCGCCTGGTCGTACGGGCTGTGGCTGTCCACGTCGTTCACCACGTCGTACGACGAGAAGACGGTGACCGAGTTCGTCGACGGGATGGCCGAGCGGAACCTGCCGTTATCGGTGTTCCACTTCGACTGCTTCTGGATGCGCCAGTTCCACTGGGTCGACTTCGTCTGGGACCCGGCGACCTTCCCCGACCCGGAGGGCATGCTGCGCCGGCTGCACGAGCGGGGCCTGAAGGTGTGCGTGTGGATCAACCCGTACATCGCGCAGCGCTCGTACCTGTTCGAGGAGGGCCGCCGGGCCGGCTACCTGGTGCGCAACCCGGACGGCTCGGTGTGGCAGTGGGACAAGTGGCAGGCCGGCATGGCGCTCGTCGACTTCACCGACCCGGACGCGGTGGCCTGGTTCACCGGCAAGCTCAAGGCGCTGCTGGACATGGGCGTCGACTGCTTCAAGACCGACTTCGGTGAGCGCATCCCGACCGACGTGGTGTGGCACGACGGGTCGGACCCGCAACGGATGCACAACTACTACTCGTACCTCTACAACAAGGCGGTCTTCGAGCTGCTGGAGACCGAGCGTGGCGAGGGCGAGGCGGTGCTGTTCGCCCGCTCGGCCACCGCCGGCGGCCAGCAGTTCCCGGTGCACTGGGGCGGCGACTGCGAGTCGACGTTCGTCGCGATGGCCGAGTCGCTACGCGGCGGGCTGTCCCTGGCCTCGTCCGGCTTCGGCTACTGGAGTCACGACATCGGCGGCTTCGAGGGCACCCCCGACCCGGCGGTGTTCAAACGGTGGATCGCGTTCGGCCTGCTCTCCTCGCACTCGCGGCTGCACGGCTCCGGCTCGTACCGGGTGCCGTGGGCGTACGACGAGGAGGCCGTGGACGTGTTGCGCCACTTCACCCGGCTCAAGCTCCGTCTCATGCCGTACCTGGCGGCGACCGCCGAGGAGGCGCACCGCGACGGCATCCCGATGATGCGTCCGATGATCGTGGAGTTCCCGGACGACCCGGCCGCGGCACACCTCGACCGGCAGTACATGCTCGGCCCGGACGTGCTGGTGGCGCCGGTGCTCAGCGCCGACGGGCAGGTCACCTTCTACGTGCCCGCCGGCACGTGGACCCACCTGGTCACCGGCGCGCAGCTCACCGGCCCGGCGTGGGTGACCGAGAAGCACGAGTACGACAGCCTGCCGGTGCTCGCCCGGCCGGGTGCGGTCATCGGGTTCGGCGCGCGCGCCGACCGGCCCGACTACGACTGGGCCGACGGGGTGGAGCTGCGGCTCTACGCCCCGGCGGAGGGGCAACGGCAGCGGGTACGGATCCCGGCGCCCGGCGCGGGGCCGGGCGCGGAGTTCGAGGTGGGCTTCCGCGACGGGGTGGCCACCGCCGAACTGGTGGCGGGCGAGTCGTCGGCGTACCACTGCGTGGTGGCCGGCACGGAGAGGGCGGGACGATGA